GCTGCTGCCGCCCGGCAGCCCGCTGCACTTCGCGCACTCCGCGGCCGACGAGCTGGGCGAGGACCTGATGACCGTCGCCTATCTGAAGGAGACCGCGCAGCAGGCGGGCCTGGAGACCGACTGGCTCGCCATGGAGGAGATCGGCTGGGACACCCTCTCCGGCCGCTTCGTGGACAACCGGCTCCGGTTCATCCGCAGCATCTTCAAGCTCTACCCGTGGGAGTGGCTCACCACCGACGCCTTCGGCGGGCACGTGCTGGACACCCTCGACAACGGCGGCGGCAGCGGCAGCACCCTGTGGATCGAGCCGGCCTGGAAGATGCTCCTGAGCAACAAGGCCCTGCTGGCCGTCCTCTGGGAGCTGTACCCCGGCCACCCCCATCTGCTCCCCGCCCACCTCGACGGCCCGCGCGACCTCGCCGCCACCGGCTACGTCGCCAAACCCCTGCTGGGCCGCGAGGGCGAGGGCATCACCCTCCACCCGCCGGGCAGCGCGCCCGCGGTGCGCCCCGACCCCTGCTGCTACCAGCAGCTCGCCCCGCTGCCCGTCTTCGACGGCAACCACGTCGTCCTCGGCGCCTGGGTCGTCGACGGCGAACCTGCGGGCCTCGGCATCCGTGAGTCGGCGGGCCCCGTCACCGACGAGTACGCCCGCTTCCTGCCGCACGTCATCCTCTGAGGAACCGGCCCCCCGGCGAACCGAGGGGCCGGCGCGCGGAGCGGGCTCAGAAGGTGACGGTCGCGTGGATCACCCGGTGGTCCGAGAGGCCCGGGTCCACGACCTCGCAGCCGTACGACGGGCCGACCGGGCCGAAGATGTAGTCGATCTTGTTGTTGCCGTCGGTGGGCGCACCGGTGTGCGCCGCGTCCGGGGTCGCCTGACCGCACTCCTGGTGGCCGGAGTACAGGGTGTCGAGGTAGGACACGTCCGCCGTGGTGGTGTTCAGGTCACCGCCGTAGAAGGCCGTGTACCCGGCGCCCTGGAGACCGTCCACGATGGAGCGCAGCGCGGCGGCCTGCTCCTTGCGCTTGGTGCCGTCGGGGTCGTCGCCGGCCTCCTTGCCGTTGGCGTCGAGGTAGTGGCCGCTGCTGAGGTGCGCGTCGCAGTAGACCGTCCCGTCCTCGGGGACGGTGGCGCACAGCGCGGGCCGCTGCTCCTTGCCGGCCGGGGAGGGCAGCGTGTACCCGCGGTACCAGGTGTTGGTGTCCTTGACCGCGAGGG
This Streptomyces misionensis DNA region includes the following protein-coding sequences:
- a CDS encoding glutathionylspermidine synthase family protein; translated protein: MERRTTTPRPGWQRTVEEQGLIYPLTRHPDGSLRPYWDESAYYVFSLAEIEALEETVAELHAMCLAAAGHMVAHGRLADLGITDPRVAAAVTESWHRRAELPSFYGRFDLRYDGTGPAKLLEYNADTPTSLVEAASPQWFWMEDRFPGADQWNSLHERLVESWRRQAALLPPGSPLHFAHSAADELGEDLMTVAYLKETAQQAGLETDWLAMEEIGWDTLSGRFVDNRLRFIRSIFKLYPWEWLTTDAFGGHVLDTLDNGGGSGSTLWIEPAWKMLLSNKALLAVLWELYPGHPHLLPAHLDGPRDLAATGYVAKPLLGREGEGITLHPPGSAPAVRPDPCCYQQLAPLPVFDGNHVVLGAWVVDGEPAGLGIRESAGPVTDEYARFLPHVIL